The following proteins are encoded in a genomic region of Candidatus Zixiibacteriota bacterium:
- a CDS encoding CoB--CoM heterodisulfide reductase iron-sulfur subunit A family protein, with protein sequence MSESTSVGTGHDSGGPITADLLVVGAGIAGMTAAIEAAEVGKKVILVEREPTIGGRVAASHQYFPKRCPPTCGLEINLRRIRANPNVRVLTLAEVTSVTGAPGAWTVPIRMNPRFVNSRCTACGECANVCEIERDNPFNYGLDKTKAIYLPHLMAFPFRYVVDPRYAADERMKKCVEACPYDAIELDMPPRTVTAHVAAIIWATGWRPYDASKLDNLGFGRFPNVVTNVIMERLASPTGPTAGRIVRLSDKGEIRKIGFVQCAGSRDDKHLPYCSSICCLATLKQATYVRAQYPEAEIHVFYIDVRAPGRMEDFYTDVKADGKIFFHRGKVGRITEVAGSRNLILEAENTLTGELTSSEVDMAVLATGMVPNTKVDPLPVSAALDDYGFLLSGQNAGLIGAGVAVRPQDVATSVRDATGAAMTALIAATGR encoded by the coding sequence ATGAGCGAGAGCACCTCTGTCGGAACTGGTCACGATTCCGGCGGTCCGATCACGGCCGATCTGCTGGTGGTCGGGGCCGGGATCGCCGGGATGACGGCCGCCATCGAGGCGGCGGAGGTCGGCAAGAAGGTCATCCTGGTCGAGCGCGAACCAACCATCGGCGGCCGGGTGGCCGCCTCGCACCAGTACTTTCCCAAGCGCTGCCCGCCGACGTGCGGCCTGGAGATCAATCTCCGTCGCATCCGGGCCAACCCCAATGTGCGGGTGTTGACCCTGGCCGAGGTCACAAGCGTGACGGGCGCGCCCGGTGCGTGGACGGTGCCGATCCGGATGAATCCACGGTTCGTCAACTCCAGATGCACGGCCTGCGGCGAGTGTGCGAACGTGTGCGAAATCGAACGCGACAACCCGTTCAATTACGGGTTGGACAAGACCAAGGCGATCTATCTCCCCCACCTGATGGCCTTCCCCTTCCGCTACGTCGTCGACCCCCGATATGCCGCCGACGAGCGGATGAAAAAGTGCGTCGAGGCCTGCCCGTATGATGCCATCGAACTCGACATGCCACCCCGCACCGTCACGGCCCATGTCGCCGCGATCATCTGGGCGACCGGGTGGCGTCCCTACGATGCGTCGAAGCTCGACAATCTCGGGTTCGGTCGTTTCCCGAACGTCGTCACCAATGTGATCATGGAGCGGCTGGCGTCGCCGACCGGCCCGACCGCCGGACGGATTGTCCGGCTCTCGGACAAGGGGGAGATTCGCAAGATCGGCTTCGTCCAGTGTGCCGGGTCGCGGGATGACAAGCATCTCCCGTACTGCTCCTCGATTTGCTGTCTGGCCACGCTGAAGCAGGCCACATACGTCCGCGCGCAATACCCCGAGGCGGAGATTCACGTCTTCTACATCGACGTCCGCGCGCCCGGACGGATGGAGGACTTCTACACCGACGTCAAGGCCGACGGGAAGATCTTCTTCCATCGCGGCAAGGTCGGTCGGATCACGGAAGTTGCGGGGAGTCGGAATCTGATTCTGGAAGCGGAGAACACCCTGACCGGGGAATTGACCTCATCCGAAGTCGACATGGCGGTCCTGGCGACCGGCATGGTGCCGAATACCAAAGTCGACCCGCTACCGGTGAGCGCGGCGCTCGATGACTACGGTTTCCTGCTGTCGGGACAGAATGCGGGCCTCATCGGTGCCGGAGTCGCGGTCCGCCCGCAGGATGTGGCCACTTCGGTCCGGGATGCCACCGGCGCGGCCATGACGGCGTTGATCGCAGCCACGGGGAGATAG
- a CDS encoding phosphatase PAP2 family protein, with the protein MWIPRAIVDRALLSALFCVATPAAAAIAPRWSQYSRGSGDIASVASRSGDSEAAQGDFGATRQAISAQFVGRARFLLQNTYGVLTSPVRWGGRDRQRFSLLTATVVSVGFADQPIRILSQRNRTRTVDHVVEAVEPLGAGYAVGALGGGFFMAGAMLADSQATAVAWDGLASMLIASQIITPALKEAVGRYRPFQSLDADKFDPFSGHSSFPSGHATRAFSVASVIAAHYDPLWVKATAYGLTGMVAFARVNRNVHFASDVVAGSLIGTTVGRAVVHRGQRRETETASRPRITSWFFSDGSGVIVTMPLYQAAEKGQSMSF; encoded by the coding sequence ATGTGGATCCCCAGAGCGATTGTCGATCGAGCGTTGTTGTCGGCGCTTTTCTGCGTGGCGACGCCCGCCGCCGCGGCAATCGCGCCGAGGTGGTCACAATACTCCCGTGGTAGCGGCGATATTGCGTCCGTGGCATCACGAAGCGGGGATTCCGAGGCGGCCCAAGGAGATTTTGGCGCGACACGGCAGGCCATCAGCGCACAGTTCGTGGGTCGCGCCCGGTTCCTCCTGCAAAACACATATGGCGTGCTGACATCTCCGGTCCGCTGGGGAGGACGAGACCGGCAGAGATTCTCACTCTTGACAGCGACCGTTGTTTCGGTCGGGTTCGCCGATCAACCGATTCGGATTCTCTCGCAACGGAACCGCACCCGTACTGTGGATCACGTCGTCGAAGCGGTCGAGCCACTCGGGGCCGGGTATGCGGTCGGCGCGCTGGGGGGGGGGTTCTTTATGGCCGGAGCGATGCTCGCGGACTCCCAGGCGACGGCGGTCGCCTGGGATGGTCTGGCCTCCATGCTGATCGCCTCACAGATCATCACACCGGCCCTGAAGGAAGCCGTCGGTCGCTACCGCCCCTTCCAGAGTCTTGATGCGGACAAGTTCGACCCCTTCAGCGGCCATTCGTCGTTTCCCTCGGGTCATGCCACGCGCGCCTTCTCCGTGGCGTCTGTGATCGCGGCGCACTATGATCCTCTGTGGGTCAAGGCAACGGCGTACGGTCTGACCGGGATGGTCGCCTTCGCCCGGGTCAATCGCAACGTGCATTTTGCTTCTGACGTGGTGGCCGGTTCATTGATCGGAACGACTGTCGGGCGGGCGGTCGTGCACCGTGGTCAACGGCGGGAGACAGAGACGGCATCGCGCCCGCGGATTACTTCCTGGTTCTTCTCAGATGGTTCCGGCGTTATCGTCACAATGCCGCTCTATCAGGCTGCTGAAAAAGGTCAATCCATGTCATTCTGA